The segment CCGGCCGTGCTCAACGGCTTGTTCCAGCAGGACCTCGGCACCAGCGCCTCGCAGCTGACCTGGATCTCGGACGCCTTCCTGGTGCCGGTCACGCTGCTGGAACTGTCCTTCGGCGTGGTCGGTGACCTCTTCGGTCGCAAGCGCCTGCTTGTCATCGGTGCCGCGCTGCTCGCGATCGGTGAGTTCATCGCGGTGCTGACGCCCGGCCTCAGCTCGAGCACGGGCACCCGGGTCGCCGTGCTGCTGACCGGCCAGGTCATCGCCGGCATCGGCGCAGCGGCGCTCTTCCCGACCTCGCTGGCGATGATCGCAGCAGGCACCCACACCGCCGAACGCCGCAACCGTTCGGTCACCACGTGGGCGGCGATGCTGTCGTTCGGTGGCGCGATCTCGCCGATCGTCGGTGGCTTCCTCGCGCGCTACAGCTTCGGCTCCGACCCCAACGCCAGTTGGCGATGGGGCTTTCTGTTCGTCGGCATCGTGGCCACCCTGTCGGCACTGGTGTCGTGGCGCATGGCCACCAATTCCAGCGCACCACAAGGGCGTTCACTCGACTGGCCAGGTCAGATCACCATCGCCATCGCGCTGTTCGCATTGCTGTTCGCCGTCATACAGGGCCCGACCAGCGGTTGGGGCAGCGGACTCGTCATCGGCGGCTTCATCGTCTTCGTCCTGGCCTTCGTGGCCTTCATCGCGGCCGAACGACGCTCGACGGCACCCCTGCTCAGACTGGATCTGTTCAGCAATCGCGCGTTCGCCATCGCTGCCGTCGCCACGGTGATCGGCATGTTCGCCTTCCTCGGCACGGCATACGCCACGAGCATCCGGTTGTCGTCGATCCAGGGCTTCACCCCGCTGAAGACCTCGATCGCCTTCATCCTGCTCAACGGCATTGCGCTGGTGCAGATGCCACTCACGCACCGGCTGATGACTCGCATCAACCCCAAGTGGCTGCTGTCGGGCGGCATGGGGCTGATCTTCGTCGGCGACCTGTGGATGTCGCAGCTGTCGGCCGCGAACCGGTCGATCGCGCCGATCATCGTGCCGTTGGCACTGGCCGGCATCGGCTTCGCGCTGTCGGTCTCCGCGGTGACCGCCGTCGCCGTCAACACCGCGCCGAACCACCTGGCAGGTATGGCGAGCGGCACCACCAGCCTGTTGCGCGACTTCGGTTTCACCCTCGGCCCGGCCGTGATCGGTGCGGTCGCACTGAGCCACGCAACGACACTGCTGCACGAAAAGATCTCGTCCACCCCCGCTCTCCAGGCAGGACTCAAAGCCTTCCAGCAGGCGCCACAGCACGTGCCGGCCGAGCAGAAGGCCAGCGTGCAGGGTGCGGTCGATGCGGTCATGTCAGGGCCGCTCGGCGCCAACGCCGTGCCGTCGACCGTGACCGCCGGCGGGAAGACCGAACCCTTCAACCCCTTGAAGGACGCGGCCTTCCATGCGCTGAACACGTCATACTCGATCGGGTTCATCGTCTGCGCCATCGGGGCACTGGTGGCCTGTCTGATCGCCATTGCGATTCCCGGCGGAAGCCGCGACGTGCTCATCGAGAGCGACTCGTTGGTGGACCCTGAAGGTGCAACCGCCGCCAATCCGGCGGTCTGACGACAACGCCAGGAATCCTGGGATTTAATGGCCACCATGGTCACCCCGGAATCGGCCGCCGCCTCGCGCGACGAGGCGGCGGCTCATGTCACTCCGCGGCTGCTCTACACCGTCAAGCAGCTCGAACTCGCGGTGCGCGCAGCCATCACGCAGATCGTCGAGCCGCACGATCTGACGGTGACGCAGTACACCGCCCTGTCGGTGCTGGCCCGGCCGCGACCGCAGACGGTGTCCGACCTGGCCCGGCACTCCTTCGTGCGCGCACAGTCGATGTCCGAGGTCATCGGTTCACTCGAAGAACGTAAACTCGTGCGCCGGCGCCGGTATCCGCAAGATCGCAAGCGCATCTACATCGAACTCACCGCCAAGGGCGCCAAACTGCTGGCCTCGCTCGAGGACGACATGAACGGCCTCGAGGACGCGGTCTTCGGCGGCCTGACATCAAGCCAACGACGCCGTATGTCGCAGTGGCTCGGCGACGCTCGATCCAAGGCCGAGCACCTGCACACCTGACGCACGCTCCTCGCACCAGATCGCGACCGCCGCGTCGTGTGCCGATCCCTTGCCGTGCGGACGACTCTGTGCGATTATCAGGAAACCTGATAATTATTGAGGAGCGTGCATGTCCTGCAACGACCTTCACCCGAACCTGCGACTGGAGCAGGACGGACGCGTGGTCACTTTGACGCTCGCTCGGCCGGAGAAGCGAAATGCCCTGTCGGACGGCATCATCGAGGCGATCGATGCCTTTTTCCGCCGGCTTCCGGCTGACGTAGGCGCCGTGGTGATCGCGGCCGACGGCGACCACTTCTGTGCCGGCCTCGACCTTGCCGAGATGAGCAACCGCGACGTGCTCACCGGCGTCGCTCACTCCCGGCAGTGGCATCGGGCCTTCACGACGATCGAGCAGACCGGCGTCCCTGTCGTGGCCGCCCTCAAGGGAGCCGTCGTCGGCGGCGGCCTCGAACTCGCCGCGACCGCGCACATCCGCGTCGCCGACGACACCACGTTCTACGCCCTGCCGGAAGGCCAGCGCGGGTTGTTCGTCGGCGGCGGCGGGTCGGTGCGGATCCCGAAACTCATCGGCATCCCCCGCATGCTCGACATGATGCTCACCGGCCGGCGCTACAACGCGGTCGACGGCGAACGCATCGGCCTGTCGCAGTACGCCGTCGCTGCGGGCGAGTCGCTGCCCGTTGCCACGGAGCTCGCGCACCGTATGTCGCAGAACGCCATACAGACCAATTTTGCTGTCACTCAAGCACTTCCGGCTATTGCAAACCTCAGCCCCCGCGAGGGGCTGCTGATGGAGTCGCTGATGGCGTCCATCGCGCAGAGCACCGATGACGCCAAGGGGCGGATGGCCGACTTCCTCGCCGGCCGCGCCAAGAAGGTGACCGATGACTGAGCAGCGCACCCGCCTACGGCAGCCGGGTGAACCAGTGCACCCCGGCGATCTCATCTGGCAGCCTGCCCCGGATGCGATGCAACGCACCCGAATCGGGCAGTTCATGTCGTGGCTTGCCGAACACCGCGACCTCGAATTCACCTCCTACGAGCAGCTGTGGCAGTGGTCGGTCAGCGACCTCGACGGCTTCTGGGGAGCCTTGTGGGAGTTGTTCGAGATCCGCTCGCACGCGCCATACGAGGCGGTTCTGGGTGACCGCACCATGCCCGGCGCGCAGTGGTTTCCCGGCGCCACCCTCAACTATGCCGAGCACCTGTTCACCGCGCCCGACGACCAGGTCGCGATCATCGCCCGATCTCAGACCCGCGACGACATCGAGTTGACCACGGCGCAACTGCGCGATCAGGTCGCCCGCGCCCGCGAGGTGCTGCTCGCGTCAGGCGTGCGCCGCGGCGACCGCGTCGCTGGATATCTGCCCAACGTCCCCGAAGCCCTCGTGGCCTTCGCCGCGACCGCGAGCATCGGCGCCGTCTGGGCGTCGGTTGCCAGCGAATTCGGCCCGCGCAGCGTCATCGACCGCTTCGCCCAGATCGAGCCGAAGGTGCTGCTGGTCGCCGGCGGCTATCGCTACGGCGACAAGGACATCGACCGGTCCGCCCAGGTCACCGACGTGCTCGCCGAACTGCCGAGCGTGCAAAGGGTATTCGACATCGAGTATGGCGATTGGCGGGCTCCCGGAGCGGAGTCGTGGTCGGCTGCTCTCGCCGAAACCACCGGGGTAGCAATCGAATTCGAGCCGGTGCCCTTCGACCACCCGCTGTTCGTACTCTTCTCTTCAGGCACCACCGGGCAACCCAAGGCGATCGTCCACGGTCACGGCGGGATCCTGCTGGAGCACCTCAAGAACGGCGCACTGTCGTGGGACGTCTTCCCCGGCGACCGGATGTTGTGGTTCACCACCACCGCCTGGATGATGTGGAACGTCCTGGTCTCGGCGCTGGTGCTGCAGGCGACCGCGATCATGGTCGACGGCAACCCCGTCCACCCCGACGAGTCGTGGCAATGGCAGCTCGCGCAGGACACCGGCGCGACGATCATGGGCGCGAGCCCCGGCTTCGTGATGGCATCGCGCAAGGCCGGTGTCACTCTCGACGGGCTGGATCTGCACATTCGAACTGTCGGGTCGTCAGGCGCGCCGATGCCGCCCGAGGGCTACGCGTGGTTGCAGGATCAGCTCGGCCCGGAGCCGCAGATCTGCGTGGGCAGCGGTGGCACCGACGTGTGCAGCGGCCTCGTGCAGAACATGCCGATCGCGCCCGTCTGGGCCGGCGAGATGTCATGCCGGTGTCTTGGCGTCGACGTGCACGCATTCGACGATGACGGCAACGAACTCATCGACCAATTGGGCGAACTCGTGATCACCGCACCGATGCCGTCGATGCCCGTGGCCTTCTGGAACGACCCCGCCGGCGCCAAGCTGCGTGCGGCGTACTTCGACCACTACCCGGGTGTATGGCGACACGGCGACTGGATCGTCATCCACGCCGACGGCAGTTCGCAAGTCGCCGGACGCAGCGATGCGACGCTGAACAGGGGCGGGGTTCGGCTCGGGACGGCCGAGTTCTATCGCGTGATCGAGGAGATCGACGGAGTGCGCGATTCGCTCGTCGTACATCTGGAGGATCCCGCCGGCGGCAACGGCGAGTTGCTGCTGTTCGTGCAGACCGAGCCGGATCATCCGCTCGACGACACGCTGCGTCGCGAGGTGGCCGGGCGGCTGCGTGCCTCGCTGTCGCCGCGCCACGTACCGGACCGCACC is part of the Rudaeicoccus suwonensis genome and harbors:
- a CDS encoding MFS transporter, translating into MNNTPATDGAAPTPAATSTQSPSLTRGTMIAAALAVCVAQVGIAIPAVLNGLFQQDLGTSASQLTWISDAFLVPVTLLELSFGVVGDLFGRKRLLVIGAALLAIGEFIAVLTPGLSSSTGTRVAVLLTGQVIAGIGAAALFPTSLAMIAAGTHTAERRNRSVTTWAAMLSFGGAISPIVGGFLARYSFGSDPNASWRWGFLFVGIVATLSALVSWRMATNSSAPQGRSLDWPGQITIAIALFALLFAVIQGPTSGWGSGLVIGGFIVFVLAFVAFIAAERRSTAPLLRLDLFSNRAFAIAAVATVIGMFAFLGTAYATSIRLSSIQGFTPLKTSIAFILLNGIALVQMPLTHRLMTRINPKWLLSGGMGLIFVGDLWMSQLSAANRSIAPIIVPLALAGIGFALSVSAVTAVAVNTAPNHLAGMASGTTSLLRDFGFTLGPAVIGAVALSHATTLLHEKISSTPALQAGLKAFQQAPQHVPAEQKASVQGAVDAVMSGPLGANAVPSTVTAGGKTEPFNPLKDAAFHALNTSYSIGFIVCAIGALVACLIAIAIPGGSRDVLIESDSLVDPEGATAANPAV
- a CDS encoding acetoacetate--CoA ligase, which codes for MTEQRTRLRQPGEPVHPGDLIWQPAPDAMQRTRIGQFMSWLAEHRDLEFTSYEQLWQWSVSDLDGFWGALWELFEIRSHAPYEAVLGDRTMPGAQWFPGATLNYAEHLFTAPDDQVAIIARSQTRDDIELTTAQLRDQVARAREVLLASGVRRGDRVAGYLPNVPEALVAFAATASIGAVWASVASEFGPRSVIDRFAQIEPKVLLVAGGYRYGDKDIDRSAQVTDVLAELPSVQRVFDIEYGDWRAPGAESWSAALAETTGVAIEFEPVPFDHPLFVLFSSGTTGQPKAIVHGHGGILLEHLKNGALSWDVFPGDRMLWFTTTAWMMWNVLVSALVLQATAIMVDGNPVHPDESWQWQLAQDTGATIMGASPGFVMASRKAGVTLDGLDLHIRTVGSSGAPMPPEGYAWLQDQLGPEPQICVGSGGTDVCSGLVQNMPIAPVWAGEMSCRCLGVDVHAFDDDGNELIDQLGELVITAPMPSMPVAFWNDPAGAKLRAAYFDHYPGVWRHGDWIVIHADGSSQVAGRSDATLNRGGVRLGTAEFYRVIEEIDGVRDSLVVHLEDPAGGNGELLLFVQTEPDHPLDDTLRREVAGRLRASLSPRHVPDRTTEVPVIPRNLTGKKLELPVKRILQGVPLDQVASRDALADPTSLDAFVALAEARSAAAS
- a CDS encoding MarR family winged helix-turn-helix transcriptional regulator — encoded protein: MVTPESAAASRDEAAAHVTPRLLYTVKQLELAVRAAITQIVEPHDLTVTQYTALSVLARPRPQTVSDLARHSFVRAQSMSEVIGSLEERKLVRRRRYPQDRKRIYIELTAKGAKLLASLEDDMNGLEDAVFGGLTSSQRRRMSQWLGDARSKAEHLHT
- a CDS encoding crotonase/enoyl-CoA hydratase family protein, encoding MSCNDLHPNLRLEQDGRVVTLTLARPEKRNALSDGIIEAIDAFFRRLPADVGAVVIAADGDHFCAGLDLAEMSNRDVLTGVAHSRQWHRAFTTIEQTGVPVVAALKGAVVGGGLELAATAHIRVADDTTFYALPEGQRGLFVGGGGSVRIPKLIGIPRMLDMMLTGRRYNAVDGERIGLSQYAVAAGESLPVATELAHRMSQNAIQTNFAVTQALPAIANLSPREGLLMESLMASIAQSTDDAKGRMADFLAGRAKKVTDD